Sequence from the Elusimicrobiota bacterium genome:
CAGAATGAACTACCCTGTGGCAGAGCTACAGGGAATTACAAGTTAAAAATTGATTTAGAACATTTGTTCGAATTGGATTTCGCTGATTTACCGACGAGCAAAATTCAAATGTAAGCATTTGCTTACATTTTGATTCCAAAAAGAAAAAGCGAACCTTAAGGACTCGCACTACAAAAAATAAAAAACGCAGGGAAACCCTGCGACTACAAATAATCGGGTGAATAAATTCGCCACTACAAATTCTATATTCTTATTTCTTAATTCTTGATTCTGTCGTCGGTAACTACCCCCCCCACATACACCCGCAAAATCAGTGATTAGTGAATAGTGATTAGTGATATGAGATTGCTTCGTCATTTCATTCCTCGCAATGACTGCACTGTTAACCATTTCTTTAACCTCTGGCAAAAGTATAACAAAAAATATGCATTCTGTCAAGTACTTTTTTCGGTGGTTGTTTCTATTGTTATTACTACAAGATTATCTCGGTGAATGACTTCGTCATAGTCCTTTCTGGAGAGTATTTTTTCTATATCTTGTGTTTTATGTCCTTTAATTTTTTTGATATCTTCGGCAGAATAAAACACAATCCCGCGAGCAATCTCTTTATTTTTATGAATAATACTTACAGCATCACCCTTGTAAAAATCGCCATCAACATCAATAATACCGCTTGGTAACAAACTTTTCCCTTTCTCAATCAATGCTCTGGCAGCACCTTCATCAATTACAATCTTTCCGGCGTTTTTTGCACCGAACGCAATCCATTTTTTTCGGCTATCAATTTTCACCTGGGTTAAAAATTTCGTGCACTCAACACGACCGGAAATAATATCTGATATGCATACATTCCCCCCCTTTTTTTTGCCGTTTGTGATAAATGTTTCCACACCGGAAGCGGTTGCTATTTTTGCTGCCTTTATTTTTGATAGCATCCCGCCAACCGAGAAACCAGAACCGATTACCTCCCCCCCCCCACCCTTTTTTGATGCATAATTTTCTATATCAGCCGAAATTTTTTTTATTTCTGTGATTAGTGTAGCATTTTTATTTTTCTTAGGGTCACTATCATACAGACCATCTACATCCGTAAAAATAATCAGATAGTTAGCATCAATTTTGGAGGCGACAAGTGCGGATAGCGTATCATTATCGCCAAAATTTATTTCTTCAGTTGCAACAGTATCATTCTCGTTGATGACTGGAATTATGCCCCACGATAAAAGTTGCAGGATTGTATTTCTTGCGTTAAGGTATCTATCCCTGTTTTCAAAATCATCTTTTGTAAGAAGTATCTGTGCGACGGGAATATTATGGTTTAAAAGGACATTTGTCCATTTATTCATTAAACCGACTTGCCCAATTGATGCAAATGCTTGTTTTGAGATAAGGTTGTCAGGTCTTTTCTTAAATCCAAGTTTTTCATTACCGGTTGCTATAGCGCCTGAAGAAACAATTATTACTTCATTACCTGTTTTTTGGAATGAAGCGATTTTATCTGCTATTTCTTGTAGATGAAATTCATCCAAAATTATCACACTTCCGATTTTTACGACAACTCTACTCTTCATAAATGAATTCATAATTAGCCACCTTTACAGTATCACCTGCAAGCACACCAGCATCTTTCAATTTTTTTTCTATACCGATTTTTTTGAGTATATTCTGGAATCTTGATAATGATTCCTGTTCTGAAAAATCGGTCATTGCAACAAGGTCAGATATTTTTCTACCTGTAATATAAAAAATATTGCCTTTTTTATGGACTGAAAATTCAGGCTCGTATCTGTAATGGACGTATTTTAATTCAGTCGGTTTTTTTTCTTTTACTGTCTCAATTTTTGTAAAAATTTCTGTTAACAGTGGTTTAAGTCCCTCACCGGTTAATGCAGAAATTGGGAAAACTTTTTTTTTCTTGGTTCTGAAAATTTTTGCTGACTTCCTCCAATTGCCCTTTCCTACTAAATCAATTTTATTGATTGCTATAATCTGTAATTTTTTTGCAAGTTCGGTTGAGTATTTTTTTAACTCTTTGTTTATTGCAGTATATGTTGAATATGCATTTTTTTTATTATATCCGAAAACATCAACAATATGAACAAGAATTTTCGTTCGCTCTATATGTCTTAAAAAATCATGACCTAACCCTTTACCCGAAGATGCGCCTTCAATAAGTCCGGGGATATCTGCAAATACAAGTGCCTTCCCCCCTTCACCCCCTCCCACCACCTCCCCCCCTTTGTAAAAATTTACTACACCTAAATTAGGTGTTAGTGTAGTAAACGGATAGTCGGCGATTTTTGGTTTTGCCGACGAGACCTTTGCTAAAAAAGTTGATTTACCTGCATTAGGATAGCCAATGATTCCGACATCTGCGATAAGTTTCAATTCCAACTCAACAACACATTCTTCGCCGGGTTGACCTAATTCTTTGATACGCGGTGCAGTATTTTTTGACGACTTAAACGAAGCATTACCTCTGCCACCGCGACCACCTTTAGCAACTATAACTTCTTGATTATGTTTCGTAATGTCTGCGATAATTTCATTATTTTTTTTGACAATTGTACCAATCGGAACTTTTATTACCAGATTTTCAGCGGTTTTACCGTAGCGATTATTTCCACTGCCGTGTTCACCATCTTTTGCTTTATACCGAGGATGCCGTTGCAAATCCAGAAGTGTTTTTAAGTTTTCGTCGCCGACGATTATTACATCGCCACCTTTTCCACCATTACCACCATCAGGTCCACCTAAAGGTCTGTATTTTTCTCTATGAAACGAAAGGCAGCCATCACCACCATTTCCTGCTTTGATAAAAAGTTTCGCTTTATCTATGAACATAAAAAACGCAGATATCCGCAGAAAAATCAGCGGCAATCCGCGTATAAGTATCAGCGGTAATCTGCGTGGGTTTATGCTGGAATTACATTTACTTTTTTCTTATTCTGGCTTATCCACTGGAACTTAATTTTACCGTTAATTTTTGCAAAAAGCGTATCATCTTTGCCAACACCAACATTAAGTCCTGGCTGATATTTTCTGCCACGCTGACGAACAATAATACTGCCAGCAGGAATTACTTCGCCATCAAAACATTTTATCCCAAGCCGCTGACCTGCTGAATCCCTACCGTTTCCTGTAGAACCCTGCGATTTTGTGTGTGCCATAATAATACCAGTGATTAAGTGATTAAGTGATTAAGTTTTTACTAACCACTAACCACTTATCCACATAGCCACCTTTTCACACTGCCTCCCTATTTTATCTCTGTTATTTCTACTTCCGTATAATTTTGTC
This genomic interval carries:
- the proB gene encoding glutamate 5-kinase, which encodes MNSFMKSRVVVKIGSVIILDEFHLQEIADKIASFQKTGNEVIIVSSGAIATGNEKLGFKKRPDNLISKQAFASIGQVGLMNKWTNVLLNHNIPVAQILLTKDDFENRDRYLNARNTILQLLSWGIIPVINENDTVATEEINFGDNDTLSALVASKIDANYLIIFTDVDGLYDSDPKKNKNATLITEIKKISADIENYASKKGGGGEVIGSGFSVGGMLSKIKAAKIATASGVETFITNGKKKGGNVCISDIISGRVECTKFLTQVKIDSRKKWIAFGAKNAGKIVIDEGAARALIEKGKSLLPSGIIDVDGDFYKGDAVSIIHKNKEIARGIVFYSAEDIKKIKGHKTQDIEKILSRKDYDEVIHRDNLVVITIETTTEKST
- the obgE gene encoding GTPase ObgE, which codes for MFIDKAKLFIKAGNGGDGCLSFHREKYRPLGGPDGGNGGKGGDVIIVGDENLKTLLDLQRHPRYKAKDGEHGSGNNRYGKTAENLVIKVPIGTIVKKNNEIIADITKHNQEVIVAKGGRGGRGNASFKSSKNTAPRIKELGQPGEECVVELELKLIADVGIIGYPNAGKSTFLAKVSSAKPKIADYPFTTLTPNLGVVNFYKGGEVVGGGEGGKALVFADIPGLIEGASSGKGLGHDFLRHIERTKILVHIVDVFGYNKKNAYSTYTAINKELKKYSTELAKKLQIIAINKIDLVGKGNWRKSAKIFRTKKKKVFPISALTGEGLKPLLTEIFTKIETVKEKKPTELKYVHYRYEPEFSVHKKGNIFYITGRKISDLVAMTDFSEQESLSRFQNILKKIGIEKKLKDAGVLAGDTVKVANYEFIYEE
- the rpmA gene encoding 50S ribosomal protein L27, whose translation is MAHTKSQGSTGNGRDSAGQRLGIKCFDGEVIPAGSIIVRQRGRKYQPGLNVGVGKDDTLFAKINGKIKFQWISQNKKKVNVIPA